The following is a genomic window from Chania multitudinisentens RB-25.
AGCTACCTGAACTTTTTCTTCTGATTGGCGGCTGCTCAGGTAACGGCTCCGCAGTTGAGCTAATTGGGTAAAAACCTCCCCTTGATGCACCATGACTTTTTCTGCCACCTTAATCAACTCAGGAATTTCATCGGCCCGCTGTTTCAACAGGACATCAATATTGGCAAACGATTTCTCCACATAGTTTCTGAGGGCCACAATTTTGTTATACAGCACGATCAGATAACGCATCATTAAAAGTGCCAGTGCTACAACAATAACTAACGCAATCAGTGAATTCATGTCATTCGGCCTTATGGTTTTAACCAACTGAAAAAGGGCGATTGCCAGAAATTCAGCGTAAGAATATGGCCATCAAAGGTATAGGGAATCGTTAATATGACCGCAATCAAAAAGGCAGCAACGCCACAGAACATCAAAGCAGTATTAACTAACGGGCGGCTCCTATTCCAGCGGGATACGCTGGTCACTGGCGATATCGCCAGAATATCTTTCACCGTATCTTTAATAATGACTACCTGGTTATTTCGCTCATTGGCTGCACCGATAAGCATGACTCTTTCATTATTAAACAAAGCATATTCTGTATAGCGGCGGCCACCGCGTTCTTCTTCAGCTGAAGGTGTGAAACTGACCAATTCCAGCCCATCAGGCACTACGGCAACGCCGCCGGTGTCGTCGGTGATTTTAAATGGCTGATACTTTTCCGCAACAGATAACAGGTGGTAATGCCTATCGCCATCAGAGTCAGTGCTGATCTCATATTGGGCGTAGTAATAACCAATACATTTTTTCTTACTTAATGGCGCAGTCACCTGCTCTGATGCAGAAACAATTCCCTCCACCTCAACTAATCCCATTGCCAATGAGCGAATTTTCGACGTGGGTAAGATTTGCTGCAACTTAAAAAACTGCCCCTTGGTTGTTGGCGTTAACCAGGAAATAATAACGCTCAGCAGTATCACACCGACAAAAGCGATTGGGCCATAAACCAAAGCACCATAAAAGATCACTACCACCAACAAAGAACCCACAAACTTAAGGATAGTTTTTAACATGGATTGGTTTTTTTGCCGCTCTTTGATAAAGCGCTCTCTCAGGCCACTAAAAGAACGGTAAAAAAAAGCGACCTGAAATAGCACAAATGTCAGAACAAACAGGCCAACTAAGACATAGAAACCATATTGTTCATTCACGGTAAAAGCGCTGCCAGCGATAATTGCTGCAACCAGAGGAATAGCCCAAACAGGCAACGCGGTGCGCTCATAAAGCAGACGTAAAACCAATGTGATAAAGCCGCCAACAGCTGCGGCAAAGAATGCGATAAAAAATGCCATAATGAACCCATTCCGTTGCAATGGCATAATTGTAACCTTTGATTATGGGTTGACAACCCTTATCTTAAAGCGCCTTCATCGCCTGCATTTATCTTGTGAATCAACTCTTAAGCCCCTGCCAGTAACAATAAAAAATCGATAAGCACCAACCGTGCAAATTTCCAAGCTTCATCACGCTCTTTGTTTACCCACATCTGTTTACCCATCTAGAGATACTGTGATCTAGCTCCAATCGTTTAGAAAAAAAACTTGTGTGCTTTGACTCTTTTTTAGCCATATGATTAACTCAAATTGTTCGTAAATAAAAATATAGTTCATATATATGAAAATAAAGGATGGTCGTATGCACAGTTCTTACATCACCCCAACGGTGACTGTTTTTGATAAAAAAGGCAGGTTAGATTCAGAAGAAAACCTGAAGTTATATGATTTTATTAAAGAATATATGTCTGGTTTCGTTGTTATGGGGAGCACCGGAGAGTTCTTTTCGTTAAGCGTTGAAACATCCAGACAGTTGATCAAGCTTGCTTCAGGTTTTAATAAAGGCCACTTAAAAGTGTACGCTGGCGCCAGCCGTATGGACGTCAATGAATCCATTTCATTGGCAAACTACGCCTACGAATGTGGGTTGGATGGCGTAATGATTATCAGCCCGTACTATTTTCGGTTAACGGATGAAGGTATTTATGATTTTTATAGCAAGATAGCTAAAAATACTAAGGCTAATATTTTTATCTATAACTTCCCAGAGAAAACGGGTTACAGCATTTCACCAGAAATATGTTTAAAATTAGCCACTGCATTCCCCAATATTATTGGCTTCAAAGATACGATACCTGACACCATGCATACCTGTGAAATTATCAAGCAGGTTAAAAAAGAACTCCCTTATTTTGAAGTCTATGCCGGATATGATAATAACTTCGCTCATAATATTCTTTCTGGGGGAAATGGCTGCATTGGCGGGCTATCGAATATAATACCTGAATTCTTTAAATCCTGGATAGATGCCTTTGCCAGTAATGACTTATTAAGCATATCTACTCATCAACAGACCGTCGATAAAATGATGGATATTTATCACTTGCATGACCCATTTATTTCCACACTTAAAAAAACGCTTCAATTACGGGGAATTATTAACTCAGACTTTATTTACCCCCCATTTAGCCCTGTAGCCCAGGAAAAGATTGCATCAATTGCGTCAATATTGAGCTTAGCCAATGTTCAGATAAAAACAGACAATCACAATATGCCCGTAATAGGATAAGGAGGGATTAGTGAATATTACCGCTTATAACAATCAACTACTCAATTCCGCTATCAGTAAATCATGGAAACGTCTCGTTCCCTTGATGTTTTTACTTTATTTTATTGCATTTATCGATCGTGTGAATGTGGGTTTTGCCAAAACGGCAATGCAGGTTGACATTTCACTGTCAGATTCAGCCTTTGCCTTCGGCGCAGGCATTTTCTTTGCGGCTTATGCGTTATTCGGCATTCCTGCAAACCTGATTTTAAACAAGATCGGTGCACAAAAGTGGCTCAGCATTACCACGATACTGTGGGGCGTTTTGTCTGCCCTAACGGGCTTTGTAACGAATGAAACACAATTTATTATACTGCGTTTCCTGCTGGGTTTAGGCGAAGCAGGTTTTTATCCAGGCATCCTGCTCCTCGCTTCAATTTACTTCCCGAATAAGGTTCGCGGTTCTGTCATTGGTATTTTTGTTCTCGGCGTCCCGCTGGCCCTGACTCTAGGTTCCCCTCTTTCTGGCGCCTTGCTTGAGCTGAATGGTTGGTTAGGTCGCCCAGGTTGGTTCTGGATGTTCGTCATCGAAGGACTACCTGCGGTATTCATGGGTATATTTGCCTTCTTCTATCTGGACGATAACCCATCGAAAGCTCGTTTCCTGACGCAAGAGGAAAAAGATGCGCTGAATGCTCAGCTTGAAAGCGAACGCCAGAAAACAGAAACCAGTTCGGTAACGTCGGCCTTAAAAAGCCTCAATGTTTGGCATCTTGCTCTCATCTACGGCACGATACAGATCTCAGTATATGGTTTGATGTTCTTCCTGCCGTCTCAAGTTGCAGCATTAATGGGATCGACTCTTGGTTTTAAAGAATCGTTGGTGGCAGCAATCCCATGGGCGTGTTCAGCATTCGGCGTGTATTACATTCCACGGATAGCCGATCGCAACCCCAAAAATCGCGTGAAAATATCAGTCATGTGCATGCTGGCGGCAGCTATCGGGTTGGCAGTCTCGGCTTATGCAGGCCCTGTGCTTGCGATTGCAGCGCTCTGTTTATCGGCAATTGGCTTTTTGTCTGTCCAGCCTATCTTCTGGACGTTTCCCGCACAGATTTTGTCAGGTTCGGCATTGGCGGCAGGCATCGGTTTCTGTACCACAATGGGTGCATTTTGTTCGTTTTTGGCACCTATGATTCGTGTTGAAGTTGATCAACTCATGAATAGCACAACAGCCGGATTAGTGACTCTCTCACTCATTACTGTTGTCAGTGCAGTCTTAATTAGCGTACTAAAAAGTAATGACTCAGCAGAGAGATAAAGGCAAAAAATAATGGTTCTGCAATTTCATTAATAAAAATAAGGAAGCAAATCATGCAAAAAATTCTGAAGATTGACGAAAGTGATAATCTGATTGTTGCCCTGAAAAATTTGAATAAGGGTGAGACTGTCTGCTGGGGAACTGAAAATATTACGCTAGTGACTGACGTTAAGGCAAAACACAAGTTTTCGACTGAAGATATTGCCACCGATGGCATTGTGTCAATGTATGGCACACCCGTTGGTAAAGCCACAAAGCCAATTGCCAAGGGTGAGGCCGTTACCGTCAATAATATCAAACACTACGCAGCACCCGTGCTGCTTAATAATGAACCATACCACTGGCAGGAACCGGATATATCCGCTTATGCCACGCGCACATTCAAAGGCTATATGCGTGACGATGGCCGCGTTGGCACGGCGAACTATTGGTTAGTTCTTCCCTTGGTTTTTTGTGAGAACCGGAATGTCACTAAACTGACAGATGCCTTGAACGATGCCTTGGGCTACTCTGATCATTCTCTGACACGTTTTGCGATGGACCTGGCAGGTGATAGTGCGTCAAAAGGAAAAGACAAAGAAAAGCTGTTACCTCATATAGAGGGGGTACGTTGTATCACGGTAAATAGTGGTTGCGGCGGTGCAACCACAGACAGCATGACAATGTGTGATGTGCTGGCTGCTTATGCTGACCATCCAAACGTAATCGGCATTACGGTATTTAGTTTGGGCTGTGAAAAAGCTCGTGTTATAGATTTCCAACACGCTCTCAATAAACGAAATCCAAACTTCGATAAACCTGCGCTGTATTTCAAACAGCAAGAGTGGGAAAACGAAGAACAGATGATGCAATCTGCATTAAGAGAAACTTTCTCGCAGATGAAAGCGGTTGGACGAACACCGCGCGTTGATGTTCCCTTATCATTCTTAAAGTTAGGCGTGAAATGTGGCGCTTCCGATGGTTTTTCTGGTATTTCAGGTAATCCTGCAATGGGGTTGGTTTCCGATTGGGTCGTGACGCTAGGCGGCGCATCGGGCTTGGCAGAATTCCCTGAACTTTGCGGTGCTGAAGGCGATATGGTTAAGCGTTGCCGTAACCCAGCCGATAAGAAAAAATTCCTGGAGCTAATGAACAATTATGAGAAAACCGCCAACTTTTTTGATACCTCAATCGCCGATAACCCAAGCCCAGGCAATATCGCTGATGGTCTGATTACCGATGCCATAAAATCTACCGGGGCGGCGAAGAAAGGGGGACGAGCACCGATTAGTGCCGTATGCGATTATGCAGAGCCAATGCCTGATGCTGGCCTCTCGCTGGTTTGTACCCCAGGCAATGATGTCGTTGCTGTAACGGGGTTAGTGGCAGCGGGATGTAATATTGTTATTTTCTCTACGGGTTTAGGCACCCCTACCGGCAACCCAATTGTGCCAGTCCTCAAGATTTCAACCAATACTGAAATCGCTGAACGGTTGAAAGATATTATCGATTTCGACTGTGGCTCAGTGATTGAGGGCACGCCTTTACATGATGTCAGCCAGGCTTTATTTGAACGGGTTATAGAGACGGCTAGCCGCGATTATATCGTGAAGTCAGATAGGCTAGAGCAATACGATTTCTTACTGTGGAAACGCTCGTTGGATTTATAAAAAAGAACAACCGTCAAATATCGAATTTAATCACGTTGTGCCATCACTAAAGGAACTACTGTCTGTTACCCCCCGGGATCACGGAATATCTATGTGATCCCGGCCTTCGAATACTGGGAAGTCGCTGATTGTTAATAACGCTGTTGAAAATAATGCCTCCCATCAAGCACCACGGCTGTTTAACTTAACATCCTGCAAATTATCCAACGCGCTTTCAATACGTTCCTTTGCACTAACCAGAACATTAATAACCTGCTTCACTTTTTCGTCGTCGGCGCGAAAATAAGGAATAGAAACGCTAATTGCTGCAATAGTTTTCCCACGCTGCTTTAGAGACACTGCATAACATACTGTTTCTTCATTGATTTCCCGATTATCAACAGAGAACCCGCGCTCCTTTATCTCCTCAAACTGGGCTCTTAGCTTTTTGATATCAAAGGTACTATACGGCGTCAAAGCAATAAGCCCGTTAGGGTATAATTCATTAATATACTCATCCGTAAATTCGCATAACATAATTTTACCCAGCGCAGATAATGTTGCAGGCAATCGGGTGCCAATCTTTGAAACTAACTGCACGGCTTGATCTGATTGAACCTTATCAATATACAAGACTTCATCACCATCAAGAATTCCCATTTGGCAAACTTCATTGCACAAACTTACGATAGACTTCATTTCCTCATTAATCACCTGAAGCCAAAATGATTTCTCAAAGAAAGACCGGGATAAAATAGAACAGGAAATCCCTAGGTAATAAAGGTTTTTGGATTTATCAAAATTTATATAGCTATATTCAACCAAGGTTTTTAGTATCGGATGGATAGTGCCTTTATTAATGCCAGTTTTGGATGATAACTGAGTTAAATTAATACCTTCATCCATTGATGAAACAACTTCAATGATATTTAAAACTCTTGCTGTTGGCATGTGTATGTTTTTCATTTTTAAAATCGCATGTCTCGACGTCAGGGTTAATTACCTCCGATCATGCTGCCGAGTCTTAGACTAAATGTCGAGAGGTTTGTTTGTGAGTTTAATCTTGCAAGCCATGGCGTGTGAGGAATGAGCCTTTTCATCATCATTGCGAAAGTTGTCACCTTGCAACACCCTACGTAGCTCCGTTCGAAAGTTTCTGAAAGAAATAAAATCGTCACCAACCGTCAACGTCAGGCTCCTGCACAATTCTTTCAAAATCTCCTGAGTTTCACGGTTTAGAGGAAAATTGTGTACATTTTGTTAGATAATAGTATTACTTGCCGTAACACTTCTTCGGTGTGATATCTCCTCTTACAGCCATTATTTCTGCCAATAACCCCACCAGCCGCCAAAATCAGCGATTTTTTATTGTTCGAAATCTCATTATCCATTATGAACAGCATCGTAAGATTACCTGGCTCCTATTTCATGATCTGGCGCGTTAATACGGATGAACTTATTCCAAGGATTTTAGCAACAGACAAGAGTAATCCATCCTTACAAAGATGAAGGTTCTGCTGTGCTGGCGAATAGTTGTGATGCTCTGGGTGTGGCGAGATACTCATGGGCATGGCGGTTAAAAATGCACCATAAAGCGTAGCAC
Proteins encoded in this region:
- a CDS encoding LemA family protein, whose translation is MNSLIALVIVVALALLMMRYLIVLYNKIVALRNYVEKSFANIDVLLKQRADEIPELIKVAEKVMVHQGEVFTQLAQLRSRYLSSRQSEEKVQVANQTDELFRQIFMLAENYPELKAIHHLTALQQRISLLENSIADRQEFFNQSVMLYNIGIQVFPNIVLAKLLGYQKRSLLKYH
- a CDS encoding dihydrodipicolinate synthase family protein is translated as MHSSYITPTVTVFDKKGRLDSEENLKLYDFIKEYMSGFVVMGSTGEFFSLSVETSRQLIKLASGFNKGHLKVYAGASRMDVNESISLANYAYECGLDGVMIISPYYFRLTDEGIYDFYSKIAKNTKANIFIYNFPEKTGYSISPEICLKLATAFPNIIGFKDTIPDTMHTCEIIKQVKKELPYFEVYAGYDNNFAHNILSGGNGCIGGLSNIIPEFFKSWIDAFASNDLLSISTHQQTVDKMMDIYHLHDPFISTLKKTLQLRGIINSDFIYPPFSPVAQEKIASIASILSLANVQIKTDNHNMPVIG
- a CDS encoding MFS transporter gives rise to the protein MFLLYFIAFIDRVNVGFAKTAMQVDISLSDSAFAFGAGIFFAAYALFGIPANLILNKIGAQKWLSITTILWGVLSALTGFVTNETQFIILRFLLGLGEAGFYPGILLLASIYFPNKVRGSVIGIFVLGVPLALTLGSPLSGALLELNGWLGRPGWFWMFVIEGLPAVFMGIFAFFYLDDNPSKARFLTQEEKDALNAQLESERQKTETSSVTSALKSLNVWHLALIYGTIQISVYGLMFFLPSQVAALMGSTLGFKESLVAAIPWACSAFGVYYIPRIADRNPKNRVKISVMCMLAAAIGLAVSAYAGPVLAIAALCLSAIGFLSVQPIFWTFPAQILSGSALAAGIGFCTTMGAFCSFLAPMIRVEVDQLMNSTTAGLVTLSLITVVSAVLISVLKSNDSAER
- a CDS encoding UxaA family hydrolase, whose translation is MQKILKIDESDNLIVALKNLNKGETVCWGTENITLVTDVKAKHKFSTEDIATDGIVSMYGTPVGKATKPIAKGEAVTVNNIKHYAAPVLLNNEPYHWQEPDISAYATRTFKGYMRDDGRVGTANYWLVLPLVFCENRNVTKLTDALNDALGYSDHSLTRFAMDLAGDSASKGKDKEKLLPHIEGVRCITVNSGCGGATTDSMTMCDVLAAYADHPNVIGITVFSLGCEKARVIDFQHALNKRNPNFDKPALYFKQQEWENEEQMMQSALRETFSQMKAVGRTPRVDVPLSFLKLGVKCGASDGFSGISGNPAMGLVSDWVVTLGGASGLAEFPELCGAEGDMVKRCRNPADKKKFLELMNNYEKTANFFDTSIADNPSPGNIADGLITDAIKSTGAAKKGGRAPISAVCDYAEPMPDAGLSLVCTPGNDVVAVTGLVAAGCNIVIFSTGLGTPTGNPIVPVLKISTNTEIAERLKDIIDFDCGSVIEGTPLHDVSQALFERVIETASRDYIVKSDRLEQYDFLLWKRSLDL
- a CDS encoding IclR family transcriptional regulator, which codes for MKNIHMPTARVLNIIEVVSSMDEGINLTQLSSKTGINKGTIHPILKTLVEYSYINFDKSKNLYYLGISCSILSRSFFEKSFWLQVINEEMKSIVSLCNEVCQMGILDGDEVLYIDKVQSDQAVQLVSKIGTRLPATLSALGKIMLCEFTDEYINELYPNGLIALTPYSTFDIKKLRAQFEEIKERGFSVDNREINEETVCYAVSLKQRGKTIAAISVSIPYFRADDEKVKQVINVLVSAKERIESALDNLQDVKLNSRGA